The following coding sequences lie in one Changpingibacter yushuensis genomic window:
- the sepH gene encoding septation protein SepH, which yields MIELQLLGLQPDGENLTLNDVNGNRYSLPVNDALRAALRQDIDASQSHETPARQMSPREIQALIRQGRSVQEVCELSALPASRIGTLAHPILAEREYTARTARMFPMGREIGALTVEEVVASRLLSRGVRPTEIRWDATREQGRPWQLVAYFTSADRDRKATWTIDLDRRALEAVDDEATWLSETQLARASTPWRHPNTPPVPEQAPDPSSGSSEEPETAPQANRIEEVLASLDAQRGKQRPMPTFVEADEEAPEPEFAGAHPATSEPTAVQDATILSLPRRRDPDAAPGDAGDLDVPAQRPSDSSATLLSISSKKAVRGVEDEDAQLHKKKRGAARPTMPSWDEIVFGKKDE from the coding sequence ATGATTGAACTCCAACTGCTTGGTCTTCAGCCAGACGGGGAGAATCTTACGCTGAACGATGTGAATGGCAATCGCTATTCACTTCCGGTTAACGACGCGTTGCGAGCGGCACTTCGCCAAGACATCGATGCTTCACAGTCACATGAAACCCCCGCTCGGCAGATGAGCCCCAGGGAGATCCAAGCACTCATCAGGCAGGGCAGATCGGTTCAAGAAGTTTGCGAACTCTCTGCGCTTCCTGCTTCGCGCATTGGCACGTTGGCGCATCCGATCCTTGCAGAGCGCGAGTACACAGCGAGAACCGCCCGCATGTTCCCGATGGGCCGTGAGATTGGGGCATTGACAGTTGAAGAGGTTGTGGCCTCACGCCTGCTTTCACGCGGTGTTCGCCCAACAGAAATCCGCTGGGATGCAACTCGGGAACAAGGGCGGCCGTGGCAGTTGGTTGCGTACTTCACTTCTGCGGACAGAGATCGAAAGGCTACCTGGACAATTGATCTAGATAGGCGAGCGCTTGAGGCCGTGGACGACGAAGCGACATGGCTTTCCGAGACCCAGCTGGCTCGGGCCAGTACACCCTGGCGTCACCCCAATACTCCCCCAGTTCCTGAGCAGGCTCCCGATCCTTCTTCGGGTTCTTCTGAAGAACCGGAAACAGCGCCGCAGGCGAATCGGATCGAAGAGGTGCTCGCTTCCCTAGATGCTCAACGAGGAAAGCAGCGCCCAATGCCCACGTTTGTTGAGGCAGATGAGGAAGCTCCCGAACCAGAATTTGCCGGTGCTCATCCAGCTACAAGTGAGCCCACTGCCGTCCAAGATGCCACGATTTTGAGCCTGCCGCGGCGCCGAGATCCTGATGCAGCTCCGGGAGATGCTGGAGATCTAGACGTGCCGGCTCAACGCCCTTCAGACAGCTCGGCCACGCTGCTGAGCATTTCCTCCAAGAAGGCTGTGCGAGGCGTCGAAGATGAGGATGCACAGCTGCACAAGAAGAAGCGCGGAGCTGCTCGCCCCACGATGCCCTCATGGGATGAAATCGTTTTTGGCAAGAAGGACGAATAG
- a CDS encoding 3'-5' exonuclease: MAGFAVVDCETTGLRATQERIIEVGVVLLDSSGAFQDEWSTLVNPLRPVTSQFIHGIYDDDVASAPTFTQILPGLTSLLETRAVVAHNVVFDVAFLNAEFERSSYPMTIPAQATVCTMELSKIYLPEGRHSLVSATERAGISLGGHHRALVDAWGAADLLRHYMLAESRGIRYAQQAKSRQGSVTKPAAWLPALQQAGALDWPVSLF, from the coding sequence ATGGCCGGATTTGCCGTGGTCGACTGCGAGACAACCGGCCTTCGAGCCACTCAAGAACGCATCATCGAAGTTGGGGTTGTACTCCTGGATTCTTCGGGCGCCTTTCAGGATGAGTGGAGCACGTTGGTCAATCCGCTGCGTCCTGTCACCTCTCAGTTCATCCACGGCATTTACGACGACGACGTCGCTTCGGCCCCAACGTTCACCCAGATTCTTCCCGGTCTCACATCTCTTCTTGAGACACGTGCGGTGGTGGCTCATAACGTTGTGTTCGATGTGGCGTTCCTCAACGCTGAGTTCGAGCGTTCTTCTTACCCTATGACTATCCCCGCGCAGGCCACGGTGTGCACGATGGAGCTTTCGAAGATCTATCTTCCGGAGGGCCGTCACAGCCTTGTTTCGGCAACCGAACGGGCAGGGATCTCCTTGGGTGGCCATCATCGTGCGTTGGTAGATGCGTGGGGAGCGGCAGACTTGCTGCGCCACTATATGTTGGCCGAATCGCGGGGCATCCGGTATGCGCAGCAGGCAAAATCCCGCCAGGGTAGCGTGACGAAGCCTGCGGCGTGGCTGCCTGCCCTCCAGCAAGCCGGCGCGTTGGACTGGCCAGTCAGTCTGTTCTAG
- a CDS encoding DNA gyrase/topoisomerase IV subunit A: MRKSAEPTPVEENIVDIDVSTEMRTSFLEYSYSVIYARALPDARDGLKPVQRRILFQMGQMGLRPDKGHVKSSRVVGDVMGRLHPHGDTAIYDAMVRMAQSFTMRLALVDGHGNFGSLDDGPAAPRYTEVRLAPAALAMTASLDEDVVDMVANYDNTMMQPDVLPAAIPNLLVNGSSGIAVGMATNMPPHNLTEVVSGARHLLSHPDATLDDLMRFIPGPDLPEGGKIVGLDGIRAAYESGRGIFKTRATAHIENVTARKKGIVFTELPYLVGPEKVIEKLKDAINHKKIQGVTGVQNLTDRHHGMRLVVEVKNGFNPEAVLVQLYKHTPLEDSFGINNVALVDGQPCVLGLKQLLQVFLDHRVNVVRRRTEFRLDKAQKDLHLVQGLLVAVLNIDDVIAVIRTSDDTAAARARLQQVFDLSEAQADYILELRLRRLTKYSQIELEQRRDELTQQITELEAILASESALHKVVSSELAEVAKLYGTPRRTILLESDGADPVAASKEVPLETPDDPCWMLLSGTGLVARTTEALAPLTEGTRSAHDAIVSSVPATARGQVGALTSAGRLMRLDVIVAPALPLTTGAPSLAGGTPIHELLVLEKGERVVALVSLAEDAPPIAMATAEGKIKRLAAAHPGKDSWDVIGLAADDKVIGAAHSQDSDQIVMVTSDAQLLRFGADAVRPQGRTGKGVAGIRLLEGAHVIALGVVRGDDVAGSLVATVTGSSEALPGTVAGSVKVTPLDRFPSKGRGTGGVRAHRFLRGEDCLQLAHVGGAPLRAIGSAGQPLDLPEIDERRDGSGVPLTAVITTIG, from the coding sequence ATGCGAAAGTCTGCCGAGCCCACTCCCGTTGAGGAAAACATCGTCGATATCGACGTCTCCACGGAGATGCGCACGTCATTCCTCGAGTATTCGTATTCCGTGATCTACGCCCGCGCCCTGCCGGATGCCCGCGATGGTCTCAAACCGGTTCAGCGCCGCATTCTGTTCCAGATGGGCCAGATGGGGTTGCGCCCTGACAAAGGGCATGTGAAGTCCTCGCGGGTGGTGGGCGACGTGATGGGTCGCCTACATCCCCATGGCGATACCGCGATCTACGATGCCATGGTTCGGATGGCGCAATCATTCACGATGAGACTTGCGTTGGTTGACGGGCACGGTAACTTCGGATCGCTCGACGACGGCCCGGCAGCCCCCCGATACACCGAGGTCCGGTTAGCACCAGCCGCTCTTGCCATGACAGCATCTCTGGACGAAGACGTCGTGGACATGGTGGCGAACTATGACAACACGATGATGCAGCCGGACGTCCTCCCTGCCGCCATCCCGAACCTTCTTGTCAATGGATCCTCTGGGATCGCCGTTGGCATGGCCACCAACATGCCCCCTCACAACCTCACTGAGGTTGTTTCAGGGGCGCGCCACCTCCTCTCACATCCTGACGCCACGCTGGATGACCTCATGCGGTTCATTCCCGGCCCCGATCTGCCCGAAGGCGGCAAGATCGTGGGGTTAGATGGCATTCGAGCAGCCTATGAATCTGGTCGTGGCATATTCAAGACTCGCGCGACCGCACATATTGAAAACGTCACTGCCCGTAAGAAGGGCATAGTCTTCACTGAACTCCCCTACCTGGTTGGCCCAGAGAAGGTGATTGAGAAGCTCAAGGATGCAATCAATCACAAGAAGATTCAGGGCGTCACAGGAGTTCAGAACCTGACGGACCGCCATCACGGGATGCGCCTCGTTGTGGAAGTGAAGAATGGCTTCAACCCGGAAGCCGTTTTGGTCCAGCTCTACAAACACACGCCACTGGAGGATTCGTTCGGAATCAACAACGTCGCGTTGGTTGATGGCCAGCCCTGCGTGCTCGGACTGAAACAGCTTCTGCAGGTGTTCCTTGACCATCGGGTCAACGTGGTGCGCAGGCGCACTGAGTTTCGCCTAGATAAGGCTCAGAAGGACCTCCACCTTGTTCAAGGTCTTCTTGTGGCGGTCCTCAACATCGATGACGTCATTGCCGTTATCCGTACCTCTGATGACACCGCGGCGGCGCGGGCCCGGCTTCAACAAGTCTTCGACTTGTCGGAGGCTCAAGCCGACTACATCCTTGAGCTGCGCCTGCGCCGCCTCACCAAATACTCGCAGATTGAACTGGAGCAACGCCGCGATGAGCTGACACAGCAAATCACGGAACTCGAGGCGATCCTGGCATCGGAGTCCGCCCTCCACAAGGTGGTTTCCTCCGAACTGGCCGAGGTGGCCAAACTGTACGGCACACCTCGCCGCACTATTCTGCTTGAATCCGATGGCGCCGATCCTGTCGCAGCATCCAAGGAAGTTCCGCTGGAGACGCCAGACGACCCATGTTGGATGCTCTTATCAGGCACCGGGCTCGTAGCACGCACAACGGAAGCTTTGGCCCCCCTCACCGAAGGCACACGGTCAGCCCACGACGCTATCGTCAGTTCTGTGCCGGCTACCGCTCGCGGTCAAGTTGGAGCACTCACCTCGGCGGGTAGGCTCATGCGGCTAGATGTCATCGTTGCGCCCGCATTGCCGCTTACGACCGGCGCACCGAGCCTCGCGGGTGGCACGCCCATCCATGAGCTCCTCGTTCTCGAGAAGGGCGAGCGCGTCGTTGCCCTCGTATCTCTGGCTGAAGATGCGCCGCCAATCGCGATGGCCACCGCGGAAGGAAAGATCAAGCGGCTAGCTGCGGCACATCCAGGTAAGGACTCATGGGATGTGATCGGCCTTGCCGCGGATGACAAGGTGATTGGTGCCGCCCACAGCCAGGACTCCGACCAGATCGTCATGGTAACGAGTGATGCCCAGCTACTGAGGTTTGGGGCAGATGCTGTGCGCCCGCAGGGGCGCACAGGCAAAGGAGTTGCAGGTATCAGACTCTTAGAAGGCGCACATGTCATCGCGCTCGGCGTGGTTCGCGGCGACGACGTCGCCGGGTCACTCGTTGCTACCGTCACCGGTAGCTCTGAAGCCCTTCCCGGTACTGTAGCTGGTTCCGTTAAGGTAACGCCGTTGGATCGCTTTCCTTCCAAGGGTCGCGGCACAGGTGGCGTTCGTGCGCATCGATTCCTACGAGGTGAAGATTGCTTGCAGCTGGCTCACGTTGGTGGCGCTCCCCTACGCGCAATTGGTAGTGCTGGCCAGCCGCTGGATTTGCCGGAGATCGACGAGCGCCGCGATGGTTCTGGGGTTCCTTTGACTGCTGTGATTACAACTATCGGATAG
- a CDS encoding GNAT family N-acetyltransferase, protein MTAVAQPASWVPLGPEQSREIWSLIQTIEKHDGTAFRTSQAEVDSYFDSAYLWRASGVRTVFGELIAYGLSRMPRLHGDSVEIIMSGGVHPDYRSIGLGAGLVETQLATSEQLAQGEVRRATATMHVDSESADLMDLLERAGFVNTSSYIQMRRKLDDFVPNIEIPGFISIVELSSLTDDDIRRAHNEIYFELAGQGPMSPEQWTAERAFLMREWSFAALDRRGDRPRLAGYILSAKYDQEWADIGWSEGYIDEVAVHEEWRRMNLMTALLSSAMVAYRNDGVEYAGIDVSIDPQADNPFDRVRLFSDFEFEKTVQTFVMSRPIDLQPTAIQS, encoded by the coding sequence ATGACGGCTGTCGCTCAACCTGCGTCTTGGGTCCCCCTGGGACCAGAGCAAAGTCGGGAGATCTGGAGTCTTATCCAGACAATTGAGAAGCATGACGGTACAGCGTTTCGCACGTCACAAGCTGAAGTCGATTCGTATTTTGATTCGGCATATCTGTGGCGGGCTTCTGGAGTGCGCACTGTTTTCGGTGAACTCATTGCCTATGGCCTTTCGCGCATGCCGCGGCTGCATGGGGACTCCGTTGAGATCATCATGTCTGGCGGAGTGCACCCTGACTATCGGTCCATTGGGTTGGGCGCAGGACTGGTTGAAACGCAGCTCGCCACGTCGGAGCAATTAGCTCAAGGTGAGGTTCGCCGCGCCACAGCCACCATGCATGTGGATTCTGAGAGCGCCGACCTCATGGATCTTCTTGAACGAGCTGGATTTGTGAACACTTCTTCCTACATCCAGATGCGGCGCAAACTCGACGATTTCGTTCCCAATATAGAGATCCCGGGTTTCATCAGTATCGTGGAACTGAGTTCTCTGACCGACGACGACATACGCCGCGCCCATAACGAAATCTACTTCGAGCTGGCCGGGCAGGGTCCGATGAGTCCTGAACAGTGGACGGCTGAACGCGCATTCCTCATGCGCGAATGGAGTTTCGCTGCGCTGGACCGCAGGGGCGATCGGCCGCGATTGGCAGGCTACATTCTCTCCGCCAAATACGACCAAGAGTGGGCGGATATCGGGTGGTCCGAAGGCTACATCGACGAGGTCGCCGTACACGAGGAATGGCGACGAATGAACCTCATGACCGCTCTTCTGAGCTCCGCAATGGTGGCTTACCGTAATGATGGAGTGGAGTATGCGGGCATCGACGTCTCGATTGATCCGCAGGCTGACAACCCGTTTGACAGGGTGCGGCTCTTCTCAGACTTCGAGTTTGAAAAGACTGTCCAGACCTTCGTTATGTCACGCCCAATCGACCTCCAGCCCACCGCTATACAGAGTTAA
- a CDS encoding DNA gyrase/topoisomerase IV subunit B has translation MLDVSTNEAYTARHLQVLEGLEAVRKRPGMYVGSTDSRGLMHCLWEIIDNAVDEALEGYASSIVVTLFADGSVQVNDDGRGIPVDIVPGVGLSGVETVYTKLHAGGKFGGGSYTASGGLHGVGASVVNALSERLDVQVDRGGKTYQMQFHRGEPGRFEDEKRAASPHSRFVPFTDGSELDVVGKVARKKTGTRVRYWADPEIFSADAQFSYHELEDRVRQTAFLIPGLGISIIDERGLPGTPGAEGVHKETFHYEGGTVDFVDFLATDPAVTDSIHLVGSGTFTENAQVFDKESGSLVTQEVLRDCDVDIALRWGTGYETRIETFVNIIRTPGGGSHQTGFEQGLIKLMRSMIDSNSRRLKLTAKDPKIEKDDVLAGLSAVVTVRFPEPQFEGQTKEILGTAAIRQIVSGVVEKELGEVLSSPKRDQKTETSRLLEKIVAEMRARVAARMHKEISRRKNALESSSFPAKLADCRSEDVERTELFIVEGDSALGTARLARSSEFQALLPIRGKILNVQKASPAEILKNAEVAAIIQVVGAGSGRTFDVSAARYGKVIMMTDADVDGAHIRTLLLTLFFRYMRPLVEAGRVYAAVPPLHRIEVAGSGGKKGRFIYTYSEEELHSELRKLERTGKHYKDPIQRYKGLGEMDAHQLAETTMDPAHRTLRRIQMEDEQALREAEHVFELLMGNDVAPRRDFIVGHADNVDRDRIDA, from the coding sequence ATGTTGGACGTGTCAACGAACGAAGCCTATACCGCGCGCCACCTGCAGGTCCTTGAGGGCCTAGAAGCTGTGCGCAAGCGCCCTGGAATGTACGTCGGATCCACGGACTCTCGTGGTCTGATGCACTGCCTCTGGGAGATCATTGACAATGCCGTGGACGAAGCCCTAGAAGGGTATGCCTCATCGATCGTTGTGACACTTTTCGCGGACGGTTCCGTTCAGGTCAACGACGACGGGCGCGGAATCCCTGTGGACATCGTGCCAGGCGTGGGACTCAGCGGCGTGGAGACCGTCTACACCAAGCTGCATGCAGGCGGCAAATTCGGTGGCGGATCATATACCGCTTCGGGTGGTTTGCACGGAGTAGGTGCGTCCGTAGTCAACGCTTTGTCTGAGCGGCTGGACGTTCAAGTTGACCGCGGTGGCAAGACTTACCAGATGCAGTTTCATCGCGGGGAGCCGGGGCGATTCGAGGATGAGAAGAGGGCTGCTTCGCCCCACAGCAGGTTTGTTCCATTCACGGACGGGTCAGAACTCGACGTCGTCGGAAAAGTAGCGCGAAAGAAGACCGGAACCCGGGTGCGTTACTGGGCTGATCCTGAGATCTTTTCAGCCGATGCTCAGTTCTCCTATCACGAACTCGAAGATCGAGTTCGTCAAACGGCTTTTCTTATTCCCGGACTCGGGATATCGATTATCGATGAGCGAGGCCTACCCGGAACGCCGGGCGCGGAAGGTGTCCATAAGGAAACTTTCCATTACGAAGGTGGAACTGTGGATTTCGTGGACTTCCTTGCCACGGATCCAGCGGTAACTGACTCGATCCATCTGGTTGGTTCGGGGACATTCACGGAGAACGCTCAGGTGTTCGACAAGGAGTCTGGAAGCCTCGTCACGCAGGAGGTGCTGCGCGATTGCGACGTTGACATCGCACTGCGGTGGGGGACCGGATATGAAACCCGCATCGAGACCTTCGTCAACATCATTCGGACCCCCGGGGGCGGTTCCCACCAGACGGGGTTCGAACAGGGCTTGATCAAGCTCATGCGCTCAATGATCGATTCGAACTCTCGGCGCCTCAAGCTCACTGCTAAGGACCCAAAGATTGAGAAGGATGATGTCCTAGCAGGCCTCTCAGCAGTGGTAACTGTGCGATTCCCAGAGCCTCAGTTCGAAGGGCAAACCAAGGAGATACTCGGAACTGCTGCCATTCGGCAGATCGTCTCTGGCGTGGTGGAGAAGGAACTTGGTGAAGTTCTTTCCTCTCCGAAGCGGGATCAGAAGACTGAGACCAGCAGGCTCCTCGAGAAGATCGTTGCGGAGATGCGCGCGCGAGTAGCGGCCCGAATGCATAAGGAGATTTCGCGCCGGAAGAACGCTTTGGAGAGTTCGTCATTCCCAGCGAAACTGGCTGACTGCCGAAGTGAAGATGTGGAGCGCACAGAGCTCTTTATCGTGGAGGGCGATTCGGCGTTGGGTACTGCGCGCCTAGCCCGATCAAGTGAATTCCAAGCGCTGCTGCCAATACGTGGCAAGATCCTCAACGTCCAGAAGGCCTCCCCAGCCGAGATCCTCAAGAACGCGGAAGTTGCTGCGATAATCCAAGTGGTTGGGGCAGGATCAGGCCGCACGTTTGATGTCTCGGCCGCACGCTACGGCAAGGTCATCATGATGACTGATGCCGACGTGGATGGTGCACATATTCGTACGCTACTTCTGACACTCTTCTTTCGGTATATGCGCCCCCTGGTTGAGGCCGGGCGGGTGTATGCGGCGGTACCGCCACTCCATCGCATCGAGGTGGCCGGAAGCGGGGGCAAGAAGGGCAGATTCATCTACACATATTCCGAAGAAGAACTGCACAGCGAGCTTCGCAAGTTGGAGCGCACAGGCAAGCATTACAAGGATCCGATCCAGCGGTACAAGGGTCTAGGCGAGATGGACGCTCACCAGTTGGCCGAGACCACAATGGACCCGGCCCACCGCACTTTGCGGCGCATTCAGATGGAGGACGAACAAGCATTGCGTGAGGCCGAACACGTATTTGAACTCCTTATGGGCAACGATGTGGCCCCCCGACGTGACTTCATCGTGGGGCATGCCGATAACGTAGATCGTGACCGCATCGACGCATAG
- a CDS encoding DUF7455 domain-containing protein, protein MSTPVIEEKNLTAADRCDACGAQAYVRAVMPYGELLFCGHHANQHLAKLQETAVHIVDERNTIK, encoded by the coding sequence GTGAGTACACCAGTGATTGAAGAGAAGAACCTGACTGCGGCAGATCGCTGCGACGCGTGCGGTGCGCAAGCATACGTGCGGGCCGTCATGCCGTACGGAGAGTTGCTGTTCTGTGGTCATCACGCGAATCAGCACCTCGCAAAGCTGCAGGAAACTGCAGTTCATATCGTTGACGAACGCAACACTATCAAGTGA
- a CDS encoding DUF5998 family protein, with translation MNERHGEFWADLTARVSEESPILEDVSAILKGYGPIRSYFIRPETVFDQDSVFDSIGVFVLTKSHLIIVISDVTYELSPTGEFVTTTQVVQLSQIRDFQVVRRRVLDGPERGALGTVQLRFRWGAGWAADIRPASCDDPTCEADHGYLAMVSGDDGEILLDPSLDPEILAQGLRFIDELTACLAAKA, from the coding sequence ATGAACGAACGGCATGGAGAATTCTGGGCAGACCTCACTGCTCGAGTATCCGAGGAGTCCCCGATTCTGGAGGATGTCTCCGCAATTCTCAAGGGCTACGGGCCCATCCGCTCCTATTTCATTCGGCCAGAGACGGTCTTTGATCAGGATTCGGTGTTTGACTCGATTGGGGTCTTCGTACTGACGAAGTCTCACTTAATCATTGTTATCTCCGATGTAACCTACGAACTCAGCCCCACAGGCGAGTTCGTCACCACTACGCAGGTGGTTCAACTCTCCCAGATTCGTGACTTCCAAGTGGTTCGCCGGCGCGTGCTCGATGGCCCAGAACGGGGAGCGCTTGGAACCGTCCAGCTACGGTTCAGATGGGGTGCTGGATGGGCGGCGGATATCCGTCCCGCTAGCTGCGATGATCCCACATGCGAGGCAGACCATGGTTACCTCGCAATGGTTTCTGGCGACGACGGCGAAATCCTCCTCGATCCATCTTTGGACCCGGAGATTCTTGCACAGGGCTTGCGCTTCATTGATGAACTGACGGCCTGCTTGGCTGCCAAGGCGTGA
- a CDS encoding thymidine kinase: MAELVFFSGTMNCGKSTLALQTAYNHQQRGLHGLIFSRGDRAGEGKLSSRIGLEENAIEVLAHTDFWRTVNAERLRGKRVDFLICDEVQFYTPDQVEQLARVVDEIEIDVYGFGITSDFMTRLFPGSARMIELADRVEVLQVEALCWCGKRATHNARTIGGVMVTEGEQVVIGDVDSADVGYEVLCRYHHTKHMTAEVAHASMGPDPINHVTLD, from the coding sequence GTGGCCGAGCTGGTCTTTTTCTCAGGGACGATGAACTGCGGTAAGTCCACACTCGCACTTCAGACTGCATACAACCATCAGCAACGAGGATTGCACGGACTCATTTTCAGCCGTGGCGACCGCGCCGGTGAAGGCAAGCTCTCTTCACGGATAGGCCTTGAAGAGAACGCTATTGAGGTCCTGGCACATACCGACTTCTGGAGAACGGTTAACGCCGAGCGTTTGAGAGGCAAGCGGGTCGATTTTCTCATTTGCGATGAGGTTCAGTTCTACACGCCAGACCAAGTTGAGCAGTTAGCCAGAGTGGTGGATGAAATCGAGATCGACGTGTACGGATTCGGTATCACGTCTGACTTCATGACGCGGCTCTTTCCGGGCTCAGCCCGCATGATTGAACTTGCGGATCGGGTCGAAGTACTCCAAGTTGAGGCCCTGTGCTGGTGCGGGAAACGAGCTACTCACAACGCGCGTACTATCGGCGGCGTTATGGTCACTGAGGGCGAGCAAGTGGTGATCGGCGATGTAGATTCTGCTGACGTGGGCTATGAAGTACTGTGCAGGTATCACCACACCAAGCACATGACTGCGGAGGTGGCTCATGCCAGTATGGGCCCAGATCCCATCAATCACGTGACGCTCGATTAA
- a CDS encoding alkaline phosphatase family protein, translating into MSTLPFGFVAPAERSVRATLSAALDAVGLATTTNESHSAADRELLGLPEAPRVCFVLVDGLGAQNLAARSGHAGTLRAWHGAEPLTSVAPSTTAAAITAVGTGELPGRTSMLSYSLRSPASGTNFSLIKWEDPALNPVDWQSEPTLFERLGKQSSSCVLVQPAAYVGSGLTLCALRGASARAAEALEDRVHAAARALRTGAKAVYLYWGEVDHTGHNKGWLSEAWVSELEQLDAGMRLLARSVPKGTLIVLTADHGMVDVTERIDVGSVPGLLDGVDLVSGEERLLHLYTHDGEAVAARWQEEFGERSLVLTKQQAIDSGLFGSVSEHAAGVMGDVLVMQSGALSLIDGRGRDPRQSFMVGVHGSLTPEEMFVPLLVEVV; encoded by the coding sequence ATGAGTACGCTGCCATTTGGATTCGTTGCGCCCGCTGAGCGTTCGGTGCGGGCAACCTTGTCCGCCGCGCTGGACGCTGTGGGACTTGCAACCACAACTAATGAGTCACATTCTGCGGCAGACCGCGAGCTTCTTGGGCTGCCCGAAGCGCCGCGGGTCTGCTTCGTCTTGGTGGATGGCCTCGGCGCCCAGAACCTCGCGGCTCGTTCTGGCCACGCTGGAACTCTGCGTGCTTGGCACGGTGCGGAACCGCTGACCTCTGTGGCGCCCTCAACCACAGCTGCTGCGATCACAGCCGTGGGTACGGGAGAACTTCCTGGCCGCACGAGCATGTTGAGTTACTCGCTCCGTTCTCCCGCGAGTGGAACAAACTTTTCGTTGATCAAGTGGGAGGACCCGGCACTCAACCCTGTGGATTGGCAGAGCGAGCCAACTCTCTTTGAGCGTCTGGGAAAACAATCTTCCTCATGCGTCTTGGTGCAACCTGCCGCTTACGTCGGATCAGGGCTCACCCTCTGTGCCTTGCGTGGTGCCTCCGCTCGCGCAGCTGAAGCGCTCGAGGATCGTGTTCATGCGGCAGCCCGCGCACTTCGCACCGGCGCCAAGGCCGTGTACCTGTACTGGGGGGAAGTTGATCACACCGGGCACAACAAGGGTTGGCTCTCTGAAGCGTGGGTGAGCGAACTTGAACAACTCGATGCTGGTATGAGGCTCCTTGCGCGATCGGTACCCAAAGGTACGCTGATTGTTCTCACAGCTGACCACGGGATGGTGGACGTTACCGAACGTATAGATGTTGGAAGCGTGCCGGGTCTACTGGATGGCGTCGATTTGGTTTCTGGAGAGGAACGGTTGCTTCATCTGTACACGCACGATGGTGAAGCGGTTGCTGCCCGCTGGCAAGAAGAGTTCGGTGAGCGATCGCTCGTTCTCACTAAGCAACAGGCGATCGATTCAGGCCTGTTTGGCAGCGTGAGCGAGCATGCTGCTGGCGTCATGGGAGATGTGCTCGTTATGCAGAGCGGAGCTCTTTCGCTCATCGACGGGCGTGGGCGCGATCCACGCCAATCTTTCATGGTAGGAGTGCATGGCTCTCTCACCCCTGAAGAAATGTTCGTTCCGTTGCTTGTAGAGGTGGTCTAG